GCTCGAGCTCGCCGTCGACGGGCACGTAGTCGAGCGCGGCGTCCGGCGGGTCGACCCACTGGGGCACCGTGTACTCGGGCCCGAGGGCACGTGCGTCGTCGAGCTCGGCCCGCTGCACGTACACGGGGCGGCCCGCGAACATGCGGTTGCCGCCGCAGTGGTCGAAGTGCAGGTGGGTGTTGACGACGATGTCGACCGAGGCGACGTCGAGCCCCCACTCCTCGAGCGGGCGCACGCGGGGGTCGAGGTCGGCGGCCGCCGGGTGGGTCTCGAGCAGGCCCGTGTCGACGAGCACGCGCGCGTCGGGGTGCTCGACGAGGTAGGCGAGCACCGGCATGAGCTCTCCCTCGGCGACGAGGTCGGCGGTGTGGATGGGCGTGATGGTGGCGTGGACCATGGCGCGACTCTAGGGGCGGGCGGCGGCGCGTGTCACGGGTCACGTCACGGGTAACACTGGAGGCATGGCGCGTATCACGGTCGTCCAGGGCGACATCACGACGCAGGAGGTGGACGCGGTCGTCAACGCCGCCAACCGCGCGATGCGGGGCGGCGGCGGGGTCGACGGCGCCATCCACCGAGCCGGGGGTCCCGCGATCCTCGAGGACTGCATCCGTCGCTTCCCCGACGGGCTCGCGACGGGCGACGCCGGCTGGACGACGGCCGGCGAGCTGCCCGCGCGCTGGGTGATCCACACCGTCGGGCCCGACTACGGTTCCGGCGAGCGCGATCGCTCCCTGCTCGTCTCGTGCTACCGGCGCTCGCTCGAGGTCGCCGACGAGCTCGGGGTGCGCACGATCGCCTTCCCGCTCGTGAGCGCGGGCGTCTACGCGTGGCCCCTCGACGACGCGATCGACGCCGCCGTCGGCACCGTCGCATCCGCCGAGACGCCCGTCGACGAGGTGCGCTTCGTCGCGCTCAGCGCGGATGTCGTGGAGCGGATCGCGGCGCGGATCGCGGCCGCCTGACGCGAGCTGGACGCAGAAGAGGGCCACCCGAAGGCGACCCTCTTGCGTTCTGTCGGGCTGACAGGATGACCCGCATGATTGCGGGCCTCTCCTCATGCAGATCATGTCATGGGATGCATGATCTGCATGGTCTTGGTCCCCTTCTGGTCCCCCGCTGGGAGTCGATTGGCGCGGCGGATGCAACATGCAGAGCTGCCTTCCGCGTCATGCTAATCAAGAAACTCTGAGCGTCATCCTGAGCTCGCGTTGCCGAGTGTATAGATGAACTTGCCGACCGCATCAGGGGCTGGCAGGTCGATTCGGAGTCGGATGCTTCCAGCTTTCGGTCCGGTGCCGTTGACGATTGCCGCTCCGCCGAGTTGGTCGAGAAGCGGGCCCATGACGTCTGCTGCATCGGCGGGCAGATGTCCGACGCCGCGTCCGTTGGAGGTGACGGCGACCCCGGCAGGGGATCGTCGCGTGCGGGACTGGGTGCGCAGGACGTAGGCGCGAGGCGCTTGACCGTCGCGTTCACGATCGTTCACCAGGTAGTGGGTTCGTTCCAGCACGACAGGCCGTGTCGGAAGGTGCCGGAGATCGGGTAGTTCGTGGTGGCGGCTGATGCGACCGGTTGTGATGTGCAGAAGTTGTTCCCACCATGCGGGCATGAGCGCCCCTTCTCCTCGGATCGGTATGCCATCACCGAGGCGGAGCACTCTCTCACTATGTCAGCCCGTGCTGCGAATCCTCCGGCCAGCCGCAGGCCCGAACAGATCACGCAGAGGCAATGTCGTTGATCAACGGTATTCTCGGGCGATTGAGCGTAGCGTGAGGAGCATGTGGACAGTTCTTCTCATCTTGCTTGTGGCTTGGGTGGTGCTGTCGATCGTGGGATTCGTGTTCGAGGGCCTGCTCTGGTTGGCCATCATCGGAATCGTGCTCTTCATCGGCACCCTGATCTTCGGGATACTCCGGCAGCGGGCCAAGCGCGCCAAGGCGTAGTCGCCCCGCGCGGGACGCACGGGGCGCGGTCCACCTTCCTTGCCGTTGCGCCCGGGTTTCTACGGGCGTGACGGCCGCTGCCGGGCTGTGGTGCTCTTCTCCACCGAGTTCGTTCGGGCCGGCACGCGTACGTGCAGGGCGCCTGGGCGGACGCTGACGCGGACACGGGTGATGTGGCCGAAGCTGTCGCCGTCGAGTTCGATGAGGTGAGGGGCGTCGAACCGGGCTTCGAACCGGGTTCCTTGAACGTATGCGAGTGCGTGGAGGTCGGGCGTCCGCTGGAGGAGTCGGCGGCTGAGCGGGGAGCGGCGGGCGAGGCCTTGCAGGGTGAGGCGGGTTCCGATCCGTGCCCACCCGAAGCGTCCAGTCGGGCGCATCATCACGACGTCCAACAGCCCGTCATCGATGATCGCAGCGGGGATCAGGAGCATGTTCCCGGTGAGTGTTCCGCAGTTGCCGACGATGACCGTGTGCGCCCGGGTCGACCTCACTCGCCCTGCGTCGATCCGGTAGTCGAGATGGAAGAGCTTGTTCGCGATGACCGAGCGGGCGATCGGTGTGACGTACGCGAGCCAGCCGAGGTGCTTCTTCGCAATGGTGCTCGTGCTCTCCGCCATCTCCGCATCCAGTCCGATACCCGCCATGACCATGAACGTATGCGAACGCCGGGCGCCGCTCTCGTCCTCGAGCTCAGCCACCCCGACATCCACGGACCGGTCCTCACCTGCGAACGCAGCGGAGACGCAGGCGGAGATGTCGTTGAGCGGCGCGCCGACATCACGTGCGAGGAGATTGCCGGTGCCCAGGGGAACCAGCGCGACCGGGATGCGCGTCCCTTGCATCACCTCCGCGACGGCTCGGACCGTGCCGTCGCCGCCGGCGGCCATCACCACCGCCGGAGCAGCAGCGAGAGCGTGCTCCGCGGCGGCCCGGCCCGCGTCGTCGCTGCGGGTCTCGTACCAGCGCGTCTGCGCCCACCCGTGCTGGACTTCATACTCCGCGACCACGGGCCGAAGCCGCTCCAGCGGGGTCTTCACGGGGTTGTAGACGACGGCGGCGTGCCGTCGCCCGGCTGCCGGGTGGTCCCGCGTGCTCACTGCGGGACTGCGGTGACGTAACGGCGCTGCTCGACCAGGGGACAGGTGAACACGTCACGCTCCCCCAGGCCGACACGGTTGATGTACCGCACGATGATCGCATAGGACGCCAGCAACCCGGTCTGCACATACGGCACATCATGGCTCCGGCAGTACGCGGCGATGATGGGCGCTGCCTTGCGCAGGTGAGGACGCGGCATGGACGGGAACAGGTGATGCTCGATCTGATAGTTCAGCCCGCCCATCGCGGTGTCGAGCAGACGACCGCCGCGGACGTTCCGGCTCATCATCACCTGGCGGCGCAGGAAGTCGAAGCTCGCATCGCGCGGCACGATCGGCATCCCCTTGTGGTTCGGGGCGAACGAGACGCCCATGTAGAACCCGAAGAGCCCGAGCTGGACAGCGAGGAACACGAATGCGATACCCGGCGACAGCACGAGGAAGACGAGCACCGGGAACCCGACCAGCCGGATCAGGAGGAACCCGATCTCGACCCATCGCCTGCTCAACGGCCCGCGCGTGACCACCCGACGCACCCCGGACGCATGCAGCGAGACACCTTCCAGGAGCAGGATCGGGAAGAAGAAGATCCCCTGATGCGAGCGCAACCACGACAGGACCCGCCCTCTCGGCGCGGCACGCTCCGGGGCCACGACGATCACCGGCAGCTCAATGTCCGGATCGGACCCCAGCTTGTTCGGGTTCGCGTGGTGGCGGGTGTGCTTGTGCTGCCACCACCCGTAGCTCATCCCCACCAGCAGGTCGCCGAGGACAAGGCTCACCCAATCGTTCCACTTGCCCGAGACGAAGATCTGCCGGTGCGCCGAATCATGCCCGAGAAAGGCGATCTGCGTGAACACCACCGCCAGGAACACCGCCGTGAACAGCTGCCACCAGGTGTCACCGATCCACACGAACACCAGCAGACCACCGGCGAGCACAAGCGGCAGACCGATCAGCTTCGACCAGTAATACCCATACCGGCGACGCAGCAACCCCTGATCCCGGATCGTCTTCGCCAGGGCCGTGAACTCGCTCCCGGCCCGACCGCCGTGTCGATCTGCAGAGCGCGGTGTGGTCGAACGGATCCCATCCATGATGCGCCTCGCATCCTCGGGTCACGGACGTCATCAACGCCCGTGACCACCCTCGTCAGTCCAGTCATCGATGCGGGCACGATCGTCGGTCGCCGCGGCACGCCGATCCCGCTCAGACACTCGTGTCCCGGAGGTGCGGAACGTTACTGATTCCGCGAGAGCCGCGACAGAGGCCGCTCTGTCATGCTCGCCCGCGGCCGCCTCGCGGAACCGGAGCGCCGCCGCATCCTGCCTGGCCCGGACACCCTCGCTGATCTCCGCGAGCCGGTCGGCGAGCACCCCACCGAGACCGTCGCGCAACTCCTCGAGATTCGTGTTCGCGATCTCCAAGCGACGATCCGAGATCGTCACCTCTACGGTCGAGTACCCAGCCTTCGCAAGACGTTCCCGCGTCTCGCTCCCCAGGATCTCCGTGATCTCGTCCCGTTCGGGGCGGCGCGTGAACACCGCCTCCACCGTGTAACGATCCGGGGCCTCATCAGTCATCAGCGCCGCAGGCAACGAACCCACCAGCACCGATCCCAGGCCCAGCGTCGCGGTATCTGCACCGCTCGTTCGTGTCTGTGTCTCCATAGCCCGACGTTACGCCCCCAACATGTACGCCTCACAGGTTCAACCAAACCCGCGCGCGCCGCAGAAACTGAACTGAGAAGCTGACATCGTCGGGGCGTGAGGAACGAATCGGTGACAACTGATCGTTAGTGCCGGGAGGCGCTGGCGGGGAGGATGTCATCATGCCCGGTCCCTATCCGAAAGAGTTCCGCGAAGACGTCGTCGCGGTCGCTCGTAGCCGTGAGAGCGGCGTCACCATCAAACAGATCGCCACCGACTTCGGCATCAGCGAAGCAACGCTGCAGAATTGGCTCCGCCAAGCCGATATCGAAGACGGCAACCGTCCCGGTCGGACCGCCGCCGATGCCGCCGAGGCCCGGGAGTTGGAGAAGCGGATCCGCCTGCTCGAGCAGGAGAACGAGGTCCTTCGCCGTGCAGCGGCGTATCTGTCGAAGGCGAACCTGCGGCTCGGTGGCTCCCCAAAATGACGTACCCGCTCGTATCTGAGCTCGCCGAATCGGGAATCCCCGTGACGGTGTCGTGCCGGGTCCTCAAGCTCGCAAGACAGCCCTACTACCGGTGGCGAAACGATCCCGTCAGGGACGCGGACATGCTCCGCGCGTATCGGATCAACGCGCTGCATGACGCGGGCAGGAGCTGCGGCTCGCGATCGTCCCATCGAGTTCGAAGCCAAGCTAGCCGAGCCGCTCACACTCGCGGCCTAAACCGAACCTGTCACCAGTTCGTTCCTCACGCCCTCAACGCGGCCTCGGCAGACTTACCCCCATCGAGTTTGAGATGATCTACAAGACGCAGAAGCGGCCTGATCACCCCAAACCCCGACTGTCAACGAGACTCGGGGCAGACCCCATGAAAGTCAACAGACTGTTGATGCGCTGGTGGAATGTGGCGAAGACCGCAGCGAGCTCGGGCGGCTCAGAACCGTACAAATCGACAAAGGCGTCAGGCGCGCCGTCGTACTCAGACTGGAGTCGCCGTAGCAGCACATCACGGTCGGGTATGGCGGCAGAATCCCACATCCGCCGGGTTCTGGACGGATCGGCGCGGAGGGAAGGTGAAAGCCCCGACAGGAATCTCAGTCCTATCGGGGCGTTCCGTCGGGCTGACAGGATTTGAACCTGCGACCCCTTGACCCCCAGTCAAGTGCGCTACCAAGCTGCGCCACAGCCCGTGGCTTGTGCCGATGACCGGCACGGCTACCTACCTTACCGTGTCCGGAGGGTGCCGGATGCCGCATCCGCCTCCGCGCGCCACGCGCCGCATCCGCCGCTCCCCCGCGTCGGCACCCGGGCGTATTCTCGATGCCGCGGAGGCCGGCCGCTCGTCACGAGAGGAGAGGCAGGCATGGTCGTCAACGGCGACCCGCAGGACGGGCTCGACGCCGCCACCCGGGCGCGCGCCGGCTACCGCGGAGAGTGGCATCCGATGCTCGCCGCGGTCGAGGGGCCCGTCGGCACGTGGACGATGACGGCGCCCGACGGCGGGCGCTACGCGGTCATCCGGATGCTGCGGCTCGGCGACGAGACCGGGTACCGCGCCGTCACGTGGGCGGAGCGCTCGCCCGACCGGCAGCTCATCGGCTACTACCGCAGCCTTCGAGCGGCTGCGGCGGCCGCCCACCGGCGCTATCTCGCGGGCCACGGGCCGCGCGGGTTGCCTGCCGTCGGGCACGCCTCCGCGCGGCGCTAGCCTCGGCTCATGCCCTCCGATCGTGCCCGATCCCTCGACGCCACCGACCCGCTGCGGGCCTACCGCGGGCGCTTCGTGCCGAGCGAGGGGGTCGTCGCGTACCTCGACGGCAACTCCCTCGGGAGGCCGCTCACGGCATCCGTCGAGCGCCTCGACCGCTTCGCGCGGGAGGAGTGGGGCGGGCGCCTCATCCGCGGCTGGGACGAGGGCTGGCTCGACCTGCCGCTCATCCTCGGTGACGCCCTCGGCGAGCACGTGCTCGGCGCGGCGCCCGGCCAGGTCGCGGTCGCCGACTCGACGTCCGTGCTCATCTACAAGCTCGCCCGTGCCGCTCTCGACGCACGCCCGGGACGCGACGAGGTCATCGTCGACCGCGGCAACTTCCCGAGCGACCGCTACCTCCTCGAGGGCATCGCCGCCGAGCGCGGGCTCACGCTGCGCTGGCTCGACCCCGACCCCGCGGGCGGCGTCACGCCGGAGGCCGTCGCGGATGCCGTGAGCGAGCGCACGGCGCTCGGACTCTTCAGCTCGGTCGCCTACCGCTCGGGCCACCTCGCCGACATGCGCGGAATCACCACCGTGCTGCACGACGCGGGCGCACTCGCCATGTGGGACCTGTGCCACAGCGCGGGCGTCGTGCCGACACCGCTCGACGCGTGGGGCGTCGACCTCGCGGTCGGGTGCGGGTACAAGTACCTGAACGGCGGCCCGGGCGCACCCGCGTTCCTGTACGTGCGGCGTGAGCTGCAGGGCGAGCTGCGGCAGCCCGTCCAGGGCTGGATGGGCTCGCACGCGCCCTTCGAGATGGGGCAGGGCTACCGGCCGGCCGACGGCATCCGCGGCTTTCTCACGGGCACTCCCCCGATCCTCGCGATGCAACCCCTCGTCGACATGGTCGCGCTCATCGCCGAGGCGGGCCTCGACGTCATCCGGGCCAAGTCGATCGCGCTCACTGAGTACGCGATCGAGCTCGTCGACGCCGAGCTGCCGGATGCGCGCCTCGCCTCCCCGAGCGACCCGGCGCAGCGAGGCGGTCACGTCACGATCGACCACCCGCGGTTCGCGGAGCTGCTGCCGCGTCTCTGGGCGGCGGGCGTCATCCCGGACTTCCGTCGGCCCGACGGGCTGCGGCTCGGCTGCTCGCCGCTCTCGACGTCGTTCGCCGAGGTCGAGGCGGGAGTGCACGCGATCCGCGAGGCCCTGGCGGCGTAGCCCGGCGCGAAACCTCGTCGCCACACGGGCCGCGTAGCCTGAACGGATGACCGACGCCACCTCGTACCTCGACGCGCTCACGCGCGTGATCCCCGACTTCCCGGAGCCCGGCATCCGGTTCCGCGACCTCACGCCCGTGTTCGCCGACGGTGCCGCTCTCGCGGCCGTCGCGGATGCGCTCGTCGCGCCCTTCGAGGGTCGGTTCGACGTCATCGCGGGCGTCGAGGCGCGCGGCTTCGCGCTCGCCGCCGCCGCCGCGGCACGCTCCGGGCACGGGCTGCTGCTCGTGCGGAAGAAGGGCAAGCTGCCCGGCGAGACGCTCAGCGAGAGCTACGCGCTCGAGTACGGCGAGGCGACGCTCGAGGTGCACACCGACCAGCTGCCGGCGGGCACGCGCGTGCTGCTGGTCGACGACGTGCTCGCCACGGGTGGCACGCTCGGCGCGTCGCAGCGGCTCATCGAGCGCGCGGGGTGGGTGCTCGCGGGCACAGCCGTCGTGCTCGAGCTCGACGGCCTCGGCGGGCGCGAGAAGCTCGCACCGCGCGAGGTCGTCGCGCTCCAGCGCGCCTGAGCGTCCTCTGCGGCTCGGCGTCAGGACGGGGACGCGGCCAGCTCGTCGGGGTGGTTCGGCGTCCACGCGAACCAGCCGCCGTCGGACGGGACGACCGCCCAGTCACCGCACGCCCACACGTCGTCGGCCTTGAACACATCCGGGGCCCCCTCGACGGCGAACGCGGGAGCGGAGCGGCGCTCCACCTCGGCGCACAGCGACTCGTCGAGCTTGGAGTCGCTCGTCAGCAGGATCGTGACGACCTCGCCGTCGGTCTTCTCGCGGATGCGGATGTCGGCCGCGTCGTCGGGCACCCAGGGCGCCGAGCCCGCCCACTCGGTCGTGAGGTCGGCTGCGGACGCGAACTCGACGCTGCGCTCCTGATAGAGCACCTCGTCGACGATCGAGCACCCGCTCAGCAGGACGGCCGCGGGGATGACGGCGGCGAGGGCGAAGGCTGCGGGGCGACGGTTCTTCATCATGCATCCAGCCTCGCGGGGGCGGGGTGTCGCGGGCGTCGGGCGGGCGTCGGAAGCGGGTCCGCCCAGAGGATGACGCGCCCCCGCTGCTCGCGCACCGCCCCGCCGCTCCCCCGCTGGTTGAGTAGCGCCGCGCCGTGCGCGCAGCGCTCGGCACGACGCGTATCGAAACCCTCGCACCGCGTATCAACAGCGGGCCATGGATGCAGTCCCTCCGCACGTGATGCGTCCCTCGGGTTTCGATACGCCGTGCGTCGCGCCCTCCGGGCACGGCGCGCGGCACTCAACCAGCGGTGAACCAGCGCGATTGCCTATCGAAACCCCGCGTCCGGCGACGTGCCCCCCTCCCGTTGGTTGAGTAGCGCCGCGCGCGAAGCGCACGACGCGTATCGAAACCCTCGCACCCGCGTATCAACAGCGGGTCACGGGATGCGTTGCCTCCGCACGTCATCCGTCCCTCGGGTTTCGATACGCCGTGCGTCGCGCCTCCGGCGCGGCGCGCGGCACTCAACCAGCGGTGAACCAGCGCGATTGCCTATCGAAACCCCGCGTCCGGAGACGTGCCCCCCCTCCCGTTGGTTGAGTAGCGCCGCGCGCGAAGCGCACGACGCGTATCGAAACCCTCGCACCCGCGTATCAACAGCGGGTCACGGGATGCGTTGCCTCCGCACGTCATCCGTCCCTCGGGTTTCGATACGCCGTGCGTCGCGCCCTATGGGCGCGGCGCGCGGCACTCAACCAGCGGTGAGACGTGCGCGGCCGCGAAGCGGCCACGTCGGCGTAGCCGACCGAGTGCGGAGTCGGCGAAGCCGGCCGCTGCTCGGCGTCAGCGCGGGTTACGTCAGCGACCCCGTCATCCCCATGCGCGCGAGCACCGCGTCCTCGATGACCTGCACGACGTTGTAGAGCACGAGGGTCACGAGGGTGATGACGGCGACCGACGCCCACAAATCGTCAAAGCGCGCGGAGGCGGAGAACTTCTGGATCATCCCGCCGATGCCCGTTCCTGTCGACAGCCACTCGGCGAGCAGCGCACCCGTGACGGCGCCGGGCACAGAGACGCGCGCCGCGACGAAGAGCGACGGCAGGGCACCTGGGATGCTGACCTTCCGCAGCTGCGTGAGCCGCGATCCGCCGTACACCGCGACGAGGTCGAGGCTCTCCCGGTTCGCCCGCGACAGCCCGAACATGACGGATGCGAGGGCCGGGAACAGCACGACGATCGACCCGATGACCGCGACCGACGCGACCGTGCCGCGTCCCGTGAGCAGGATGATGACGGGCGCGATCGACACGAGCGGCACGGTGCGCAGCACGAGCGCGAGCGGCATGACCCCCGCCTCGACGGCACGTGAGAGCGAGAAGAGCACGGCGAGCAGGATCGCGACCGCCATGCCCACGACCCAGCCGAGCGCGGCATCCTGAAGCGTCTGCGCGAGCAGCGGCGCGAGCGCCGCCCGATGGGCCTCAGCTGACTTCTCAACCGCCACGCCGGGGGCGTCGACGAAGAGGTGGTCCCACACGTCGAGCGGTCCCTTGGCGACGTAGGGCGAGATGCCCGTGAGGCTCACGACCGCCTGCCACAGCAGCAGCACGATCGCGAGCGTCAGGAGCGCGTTGAGGAGCGAGCGCCCGACGGTGCGTGCGACGATCACGGCGCCGCCCTCCCCGCGACCCACGGCGTCACGAGCCGCGAGACGAGCCCCACGAGCGCGTAGCCGATGAGGGCGACGACCGCGCACAGCAGGAATACGACCCACACGCGCGTCGAGTCGAGGTTGCCCTGCAGGCGGATGAGGGTGATGCCGACGCTGCGGTCGGTCGCGCCCATGTACTCCCCCAGCACGGCGCCGAGGAAGGCGCTCGGCACGGCGATCTGCAGGGCGTTGAGGATGCTCGGGGCCGCCGCGATGAGGCGCACCTTGGTGAGCTGCGTCCACCGCCCGCCGCCGAAGACGCGCACGACATCGAGGCTCGCGCGATCGGCGGCGCGGAACCCCGCGAGCGCGCCCACGACGGTCGTGAAGAATACCGCGAGCGCCGCGAGGAACACGGCGGTCGCCGACGGGTCTCCCGCGCGCTTCGCCCCGCCGAGCACGACGATCGCGATGCCGCCCACGGCGACGACGGGCAGGCAGTACGACACGAC
The Protaetiibacter sp. SSC-01 genome window above contains:
- a CDS encoding N-acyl homoserine lactonase family protein, whose translation is MVHATITPIHTADLVAEGELMPVLAYLVEHPDARVLVDTGLLETHPAAADLDPRVRPLEEWGLDVASVDIVVNTHLHFDHCGGNRMFAGRPVYVQRAELDDARALGPEYTVPQWVDPPDAALDYVPVDGELELLPGVLLVPAPGHTRGSQIVVVETDAGRVVIAGDTAVWSGELDEPTTDGQRLILALDPAEVLLAHQHEPWRP
- a CDS encoding O-acetyl-ADP-ribose deacetylase, which produces MARITVVQGDITTQEVDAVVNAANRAMRGGGGVDGAIHRAGGPAILEDCIRRFPDGLATGDAGWTTAGELPARWVIHTVGPDYGSGERDRSLLVSCYRRSLEVADELGVRTIAFPLVSAGVYAWPLDDAIDAAVGTVASAETPVDEVRFVALSADVVERIAARIAAA
- a CDS encoding diacylglycerol kinase family protein; translation: MKTPLERLRPVVAEYEVQHGWAQTRWYETRSDDAGRAAAEHALAAAPAVVMAAGGDGTVRAVAEVMQGTRIPVALVPLGTGNLLARDVGAPLNDISACVSAAFAGEDRSVDVGVAELEDESGARRSHTFMVMAGIGLDAEMAESTSTIAKKHLGWLAYVTPIARSVIANKLFHLDYRIDAGRVRSTRAHTVIVGNCGTLTGNMLLIPAAIIDDGLLDVVMMRPTGRFGWARIGTRLTLQGLARRSPLSRRLLQRTPDLHALAYVQGTRFEARFDAPHLIELDGDSFGHITRVRVSVRPGALHVRVPARTNSVEKSTTARQRPSRP
- a CDS encoding acyl-CoA desaturase, whose protein sequence is MDGIRSTTPRSADRHGGRAGSEFTALAKTIRDQGLLRRRYGYYWSKLIGLPLVLAGGLLVFVWIGDTWWQLFTAVFLAVVFTQIAFLGHDSAHRQIFVSGKWNDWVSLVLGDLLVGMSYGWWQHKHTRHHANPNKLGSDPDIELPVIVVAPERAAPRGRVLSWLRSHQGIFFFPILLLEGVSLHASGVRRVVTRGPLSRRWVEIGFLLIRLVGFPVLVFLVLSPGIAFVFLAVQLGLFGFYMGVSFAPNHKGMPIVPRDASFDFLRRQVMMSRNVRGGRLLDTAMGGLNYQIEHHLFPSMPRPHLRKAAPIIAAYCRSHDVPYVQTGLLASYAIIVRYINRVGLGERDVFTCPLVEQRRYVTAVPQ
- a CDS encoding transposase; the protein is MPGPYPKEFREDVVAVARSRESGVTIKQIATDFGISEATLQNWLRQADIEDGNRPGRTAADAAEARELEKRIRLLEQENEVLRRAAAYLSKANLRLGGSPK
- a CDS encoding kynureninase, whose protein sequence is MPSDRARSLDATDPLRAYRGRFVPSEGVVAYLDGNSLGRPLTASVERLDRFAREEWGGRLIRGWDEGWLDLPLILGDALGEHVLGAAPGQVAVADSTSVLIYKLARAALDARPGRDEVIVDRGNFPSDRYLLEGIAAERGLTLRWLDPDPAGGVTPEAVADAVSERTALGLFSSVAYRSGHLADMRGITTVLHDAGALAMWDLCHSAGVVPTPLDAWGVDLAVGCGYKYLNGGPGAPAFLYVRRELQGELRQPVQGWMGSHAPFEMGQGYRPADGIRGFLTGTPPILAMQPLVDMVALIAEAGLDVIRAKSIALTEYAIELVDAELPDARLASPSDPAQRGGHVTIDHPRFAELLPRLWAAGVIPDFRRPDGLRLGCSPLSTSFAEVEAGVHAIREALAA
- a CDS encoding adenine phosphoribosyltransferase, translating into MTDATSYLDALTRVIPDFPEPGIRFRDLTPVFADGAALAAVADALVAPFEGRFDVIAGVEARGFALAAAAAARSGHGLLLVRKKGKLPGETLSESYALEYGEATLEVHTDQLPAGTRVLLVDDVLATGGTLGASQRLIERAGWVLAGTAVVLELDGLGGREKLAPREVVALQRA
- a CDS encoding ABC transporter permease, which gives rise to MIVARTVGRSLLNALLTLAIVLLLWQAVVSLTGISPYVAKGPLDVWDHLFVDAPGVAVEKSAEAHRAALAPLLAQTLQDAALGWVVGMAVAILLAVLFSLSRAVEAGVMPLALVLRTVPLVSIAPVIILLTGRGTVASVAVIGSIVVLFPALASVMFGLSRANRESLDLVAVYGGSRLTQLRKVSIPGALPSLFVAARVSVPGAVTGALLAEWLSTGTGIGGMIQKFSASARFDDLWASVAVITLVTLVLYNVVQVIEDAVLARMGMTGSLT
- a CDS encoding ABC transporter permease, coding for MAAASGSRRRGMPRWLAGVVGAVALVAVWWLFSATVFTPPAGTDFTPVPSPYAVLSQLVADGPVAYWDVFRVTITEALLGFAWGNGIALLLAATVLLVPRIEPIVTQIAVVSYCLPVVAVGGIAIVVLGGAKRAGDPSATAVFLAALAVFFTTVVGALAGFRAADRASLDVVRVFGGGRWTQLTKVRLIAAAPSILNALQIAVPSAFLGAVLGEYMGATDRSVGITLIRLQGNLDSTRVWVVFLLCAVVALIGYALVGLVSRLVTPWVAGRAAP